The following are encoded in a window of Paenibacillaceae bacterium GAS479 genomic DNA:
- a CDS encoding Predicted dehydrogenase has product MGDKDIRWGIIGPGGISDSFANDLKHVPGASLMAVAGRNADKTKAFADKHGIPRSYGSATELAADQDVDIVYIGTIHPAHKQNMLDCIAGGKHVLCEKPFTMDAEEAREVAAAAAAKGVFIMEAMWTRFLPPIRKVRQWLDEGLIGEVKLLKAEFGFDFGWNPEHRLLNKELGGGTLLDAGIYPVSFASFVFGEQPTRIQSTVNIGKTGVDEQFSLLFEYEGGRTASLHGAIQLFMENEAWIYGTKGKIRVPGFLWSNRAELHVQDQEPVIVTDEREFHGYVYEAMECMTAIREGRMISDTMPVGETVDIMATLDAIRAQWGLKYE; this is encoded by the coding sequence ATGGGTGACAAAGATATTCGTTGGGGGATCATAGGTCCCGGAGGAATTTCAGATAGCTTCGCGAACGATCTTAAACATGTCCCTGGTGCGAGTTTAATGGCTGTTGCCGGCCGCAATGCGGATAAAACGAAGGCTTTTGCTGACAAGCATGGGATTCCACGCAGTTATGGAAGCGCTACAGAGCTAGCTGCTGATCAGGATGTAGACATCGTGTATATCGGGACGATCCATCCTGCGCACAAGCAAAATATGCTGGATTGCATCGCTGGAGGCAAACATGTGTTATGTGAAAAGCCGTTCACGATGGACGCCGAGGAGGCCCGTGAAGTTGCGGCAGCTGCCGCAGCCAAAGGGGTGTTCATAATGGAGGCAATGTGGACACGTTTCCTGCCACCAATCCGCAAAGTAAGACAATGGCTGGACGAAGGTCTCATCGGCGAGGTCAAGCTGCTGAAGGCAGAATTCGGCTTTGATTTTGGTTGGAATCCAGAGCATCGCCTGCTGAACAAGGAGTTGGGAGGCGGCACGCTGCTCGACGCTGGCATTTATCCTGTTTCCTTCGCTTCTTTTGTGTTCGGTGAACAGCCGACCCGGATTCAGAGCACGGTCAACATCGGTAAGACAGGTGTGGATGAACAGTTCTCTTTGCTGTTCGAGTATGAAGGAGGAAGAACAGCTTCGTTGCATGGAGCGATACAGCTGTTCATGGAGAACGAGGCCTGGATCTACGGCACGAAGGGCAAAATCCGCGTTCCCGGCTTTCTATGGTCCAACCGTGCAGAGCTGCATGTACAAGATCAAGAGCCCGTCATCGTAACGGATGAACGGGAATTTCATGGTTACGTCTACGAGGCGATGGAGTGCATGACGGCCATCCGTGAAGGGCGAATGATCAGCGACACGATGCCGGTAGGAGAAACTGTAGATATTATGGCTACGCTTGATGCCATTCGCGCTCAATGGGGCTTAAAATACGAATAG
- a CDS encoding DNA-binding transcriptional regulator, FadR family: MEVKPLSKQNHYEAIAEQLRRLIDEGSVAAGEKLPSARELSERFGVGRSTMREALSALKAMGYIDIRQGGGSVVRPLEERHPAGAPPLLAAAQASREELLELLEARRSLELANVVLAASKRSEADLARLHELSDGMRLTLGDDLAGERFDMEFHLALAHATHNRMMVQLYESLMAPIERTIRAVRRAELYSSREVAGQLADAHGLILQAVERGDAELAAAEMDAHLEHVEQIVMRHL, translated from the coding sequence GTGGAGGTCAAACCGCTAAGCAAGCAAAATCATTATGAGGCGATTGCGGAGCAACTGCGCCGTCTAATCGACGAGGGCAGCGTCGCTGCAGGCGAGAAGCTGCCTTCGGCGCGCGAGCTGTCGGAGCGTTTCGGCGTAGGTCGCTCCACGATGCGTGAGGCGCTAAGCGCCTTGAAGGCGATGGGCTACATCGACATTCGCCAGGGCGGAGGCAGCGTCGTGCGCCCGCTAGAGGAGCGCCATCCTGCAGGCGCGCCGCCGCTGCTCGCCGCCGCGCAAGCTAGTCGCGAGGAACTGCTGGAGCTGCTCGAGGCGCGCCGCTCACTGGAGCTGGCGAACGTTGTGCTGGCTGCGAGTAAGCGCAGCGAAGCGGATCTCGCTCGACTGCATGAGCTGTCGGACGGCATGCGGCTGACGCTCGGCGACGATCTCGCCGGTGAGCGCTTTGATATGGAATTCCATTTGGCTCTGGCCCACGCGACTCATAATCGCATGATGGTCCAGCTTTATGAGTCGCTGATGGCACCGATCGAGCGCACGATTCGTGCGGTGCGCCGAGCTGAGCTGTATTCAAGCCGGGAGGTAGCGGGGCAGCTAGCTGACGCTCATGGGCTTATTTTGCAGGCGGTGGAGCGAGGAGACGCTGAGCTTGCTGCTGCTGAGATGGACGCTCATTTGGAACATGTGGAGCAGATCGTAATGCGGCATCTTTGA
- a CDS encoding L-lactate utilization protein LutC, contains LUD domain yields the protein MRAARLRSGREMADMADIKRKAVETAEQRRLWLQELEQKSMKRQGTFMDSIAAKLGRPRQLAKPEQPHRGAPELWRSFEWSEEERVERFRQYFTAAGGHVEQLPDMAAASQFIAAKARDMKARRVLRQDQPELAALGLEAALPEQQVRVWNRDAFAEQAVTDGGEPGVSAANEAERLAMSQAAASVANEPERLDASQAGASVANKADRLDTNQAAVNNRERWLAHAAEADFGVVLADHAVAYTASVVVKSAAYKGRSVSLLPTVLFVIIPRDRLKTRLGEVLQPLDEAGRAALPAGIHFISGPSRSADIENDLTIGVHGPGIVYALLIG from the coding sequence GTGAGAGCCGCGAGGCTGCGCAGCGGAAGGGAGATGGCGGACATGGCGGACATTAAACGGAAAGCAGTGGAAACAGCGGAACAACGCCGCCTGTGGCTACAGGAGCTGGAGCAAAAATCCATGAAACGTCAGGGGACGTTCATGGATAGCATTGCGGCCAAGCTTGGGCGGCCTCGCCAACTGGCGAAGCCGGAGCAGCCGCATCGTGGTGCGCCAGAGCTGTGGCGCAGCTTCGAATGGAGCGAGGAAGAGCGCGTCGAGCGGTTCCGGCAGTATTTTACGGCGGCTGGCGGACATGTGGAGCAGCTGCCGGACATGGCGGCGGCGAGTCAGTTTATCGCCGCGAAAGCCCGCGATATGAAGGCGAGGCGAGTGCTGCGCCAGGACCAGCCGGAGCTTGCGGCACTGGGCCTGGAGGCGGCGCTGCCGGAGCAGCAGGTGCGCGTCTGGAACCGCGATGCCTTTGCAGAGCAAGCAGTAACGGACGGTGGCGAGCCGGGCGTAAGCGCTGCGAATGAGGCTGAACGGCTAGCTATGAGCCAAGCAGCCGCAAGCGTCGCGAATGAGCCTGAGCGGCTAGATGCGAGCCAAGCAGGCGCAAGCGTCGCGAATAAGGCCGACCGGCTGGATACGAACCAAGCAGCCGTGAACAACCGCGAGCGCTGGCTCGCCCACGCTGCGGAGGCTGACTTTGGCGTAGTGCTTGCGGATCATGCCGTTGCCTATACCGCATCTGTTGTCGTAAAGTCTGCAGCTTACAAGGGTCGCAGCGTCAGTTTGCTCCCGACGGTGCTGTTCGTGATCATCCCGCGCGATCGGTTGAAGACGCGGCTCGGGGAAGTTTTGCAGCCGTTAGATGAAGCGGGCCGAGCGGCATTGCCTGCGGGCATTCATTTTATATCCGGCCCGAGCCGCTCTGCAGACATCGAGAACGATCTGACCATTGGGGTTCACGGGCCTGGTATTGTATACGCTCTGCTCATCGGGTAG